The Sulfurimonas sp. hsl 1-7 genomic sequence TAGCTAATATAGAAAAATTAAAACAACTTGGATGGGCACCAAAAACGTCTATTGAAAATGGAATAAAAAATATACTAAATGGAGAAAGTTAAAATGACGCAACAAGAACAACTAAAACAAGAGATTTTACAAAAAACAAAAGAGTATTATGAATTAGTTCATAAACCACAACAGACAAAAGAGTTTATTGAAGGTAAATCTAGAGTTAATTATGCTGGAAGAGTATTTGATGAAACTGAGATGCAATACCTTGTAGATAGTAGTTTAGATTTTTGGCTTACATACGGTAATTATTCCAAAAAATTTGAAAAAGAACTTGCTAAATTTTTAAATGTAAGATGGGCATTTTTAGTAAATTCTGGAAGTTCTGCTAATCTTCTTGCATTTTACACCCTTACTTCTCCATTATTAGAAGATAGACAAATTAAACGTGGTGATGAAGTAATTACTGTAGCAGCTGGATTTCCAACAACGGTTGCTCCAATAGTCCAATATGGAGCAGTTCCTGTATTTGTGGATATGGAACTAACTTATGCAAATATCGATGTAAATGAACTTGAACGTGCTTTAAGCCCTAAAACAAAAGCTGTAATGATTGCTCATACATTAGGGAATCCTTTTAATATTAAGGCTGTTAAAGATTTCTGTGATAAACATAATCTTTGGCTTATAGAAGATAACTGTGACGCATTAGGTTCAACCTATGATGGCAGACCAACAGGAACATGGGGAGATATTGGTACAAGTAGTTTTTATCCTCCTCATCATATGACAATGGGTGAAGGTGGAGCAACTTACACTGACAATCCACTTCTTAAAAAGATAATGCTTTCACTTAGAGATTGGGGAAGAGATTGTTGGTGTGAAAGTGGTGTAGATAACACTTGTGGATGTAGGTTTACACAACAGTTTGGAACACTTCCAAAAGGGTATGATCATAAATATGTTTACTCACACTTTGGATTTAACTTAAAAGTTTCAGATATGCAAGCTGCTGTTGGATGTGCTCAACTTGAGAAGTTTCCTGCATTTGTAGAAAAAAGAAAAGAAAATCAAAAAAAACTTTATGATGGACTTAAAGATATTGAAGAACTTCAACTTGTAGAGACTCAACCAAATTCTGATCCAAGTTGGTTTGGATTTATGATGACACTTACAGAGAAAGCTAATTTTACAAGAAATGAAATTGTAGAATTTTTAGAAAACCATAATATTCAAACAAGAAATCTTTTTGCGGGAAATATGACAAGACACCCTATGTTTGATCATATGGAATTGAATAAAGATTATAGAGTTATTGGAGAACTTCCAAATACTAATAAAATTATGAATGATAGCTTTTGGATAGGACTATATCCTGGTATGGGTGATGAGGCTATTAATTATATGATTAAAAAAATTAGAGAGTATATAGAAAGTAAATAAAGGCAAGATAATGAAATATTTAATAACAGGTGGATGTGGTTTTTTAGGATCAAACATAGCGAGTGAAATCCTCAAACAAGGTGATGAATTAGTAGTATTTGATTCCCTTTATAGATTTGGTTCATATCAAAATAAAGAGTGGTTAGAATCTCAAGGAGAATTTGAGTTTATTCATGGAGACATTAGAAATACAAATGATGTTGAAAGAACTATAAAAACTCATAAACCTGATGTAATATATCATTTAGCTGGTCAAGTTGCTATGACTACATCAATTGCAGATCCACG encodes the following:
- the rfbH gene encoding lipopolysaccharide biosynthesis protein RfbH: MTQQEQLKQEILQKTKEYYELVHKPQQTKEFIEGKSRVNYAGRVFDETEMQYLVDSSLDFWLTYGNYSKKFEKELAKFLNVRWAFLVNSGSSANLLAFYTLTSPLLEDRQIKRGDEVITVAAGFPTTVAPIVQYGAVPVFVDMELTYANIDVNELERALSPKTKAVMIAHTLGNPFNIKAVKDFCDKHNLWLIEDNCDALGSTYDGRPTGTWGDIGTSSFYPPHHMTMGEGGATYTDNPLLKKIMLSLRDWGRDCWCESGVDNTCGCRFTQQFGTLPKGYDHKYVYSHFGFNLKVSDMQAAVGCAQLEKFPAFVEKRKENQKKLYDGLKDIEELQLVETQPNSDPSWFGFMMTLTEKANFTRNEIVEFLENHNIQTRNLFAGNMTRHPMFDHMELNKDYRVIGELPNTNKIMNDSFWIGLYPGMGDEAINYMIKKIREYIESK